The sequence ACCTAATCAGCTATAGTACCGATTCCCGACTCCCGACTCCCGTAGCCGCAGGCTGCGCGCAGCGCATATCCCGATTCCCCGACTTCTGCAAGAAGTTTAATGTCAACGGGATGACTCTACTGACCCACATAAATGCCCAGCGCGCGTGCCGTTTGCACTAAATCACTGTGAGGGGCAACCGCGAGTGGACTGAGTTCTCGAACCTGTTCAATCGGAACCGCAACTACCTGTCCATTCTGCCAAGCCACCATCTGATGGGATTGACCCTTGGCAATCAGATCGACTGCTGTTTTGCCAAAGGCTGCTGCGGTTAGGCGATCGAGGGCAGAAGGAATGCCACCTCGCTGGATATGCCCTAAAACGGAAACCCGTGTATCTACCGGATAGGCACTGCATTCGGCGATACAATCGGCAATATACTGCCCTTTGCTACAGGATAGTTTTTGATTGGATCGGGAGTTTGCATCATGGGTGGGATGAATTCCTTCTGCCACAACGATGATTGCAAATCTCCGTTGCCAGCGATCGCGCAGTTCGGCTAGATGGCGACACACTTCTTTAATTGAGTAAGAGATTTCGGGAATTAAAATTACATCGGCTCCACCAGCAATACCTGAATGAAGCGCCAAATGTCCAGCCTCGCGCCCCATAACTTCTACCACCATGACGCGATCGTGACTTGCTGCGGTAAAGGTCAGCCAATTGAGGGCATTTGTGATGGTGTTAACTGCCGTATCGAAACCGATCGCTCTTTCTGTCAGTGCCACATCATTATCGATGGTTTTAGGAATGGCAATGAACTGCCAGTTACCATGCAACGCCAGTTGACTCAAAATAGCGATACTGCCATCGCCTCCAATACCAATCAGGGCATCCAGTTCCAATGCTTGATAACTGGCAATCATTTCGTCGATGCAAGCCAGGGTATTCCCTTTATTGATCGTTCCCAAAATGGTTCCACCCATACTCAAAAGTGGATCGATGCCGCGCAAATCGAAACTATGCATATGGAGCGGAATCACCTGACGTTCCATTAACCCTTGAGTGGCATAAGGAATTCCGAATACTTGCCAATCGTAGGTGAGGGTAGCATGGCTCACTACGGCTCGAATCACGGCATTGAGTCCAGGGCAGTCGCCGCCGCTAGTCAAAATGCCCAGTTTGGTCGGTTTTTTCATGAAACCTCTGCTGATTTGGAGAGATGTCAGACCAAAGTCATCAAGACGTAAAAAATCCATGACGACTGAGACAATCCCCCGTGAATTGGGAAGCCTACACTGACCTGTTAGTGCAGTGTAGGTAGCTCACATCCCTATGTTAATGTCAAGTTAATGTGAATAAAAGCCCTTTCTGACTTTTGACCAACGGTAATTCAATGCTGCAAAAACGAGAAAAAACGGGTATTTATGGACTTGATGAACTGTTAGAAGGGGGTTTAATTGCCAATCGCGCTTACCTAATTCGGGGTGGTCCAGGATGTGGCAAAACTACTCTAGGCTTGCATTTTTTAGCCACGGGCAGTAGCCAAGGTGAGCCAGGACTGTTTATTACCCTGAGCGAAGCAGCAGCACAAATTCAAAGTCATGCTGAAGCGCTCGAATTAGATCTGAACCACATCACCTTTTTAGATCTCAGTCCCAGTTCCGAGTTTTTCACAGAAGTCCAAACTTATGACATCTTTTCTCCAGCCGAAGTGGAGCGAGAACCGACTACTCGTCGGATTATTGAGCAAGTTGAACTCCTAAAACCCAAACGCATCTTTATCGACGCGATGACGCAGTTTAGGTATCTGGCGACAGATACATTTCAGTATCGCAAACAGGTACTGTCGTTTATTCGGTTTTTGCTCGATGGGGGAGCTACAGTCTTATTTACCTCAGAAAGTAGTGTTGAGGCTCCTGATGATGACCTGCAATTCATCAGCGATGGGGTGATTCAAGTCGTCTTTTCCTCACAGGGACGCTCGATCGCCATTACTAAATTTCGCGGATCTGGTTTTCAAAGTGGCGATCATTCCTTGCATCTGTCTAGCAAAGGTATGGAAGTCTATCCCCGTCTCAAACCAGGAGAGCATCGCCGTGAGTTTGTGCTGGAGGCGATTCCTTCGGGAATTCCTGAATTGGACACCCTCATGCACGGCGGCATCGAACGCGGCACTGTGACGATTATTAGCGGTCCGAGTGGAGTCGGCAAAACCACTGTGGGGCTGCAATTTATGAAAGAAGCAGCAGGACGGGGCGAGCGATCGGTAGTCTACACTTTTGAGGAAGAAGCAGAAATTCTGCTATCCCGTTGTGAATCGATTAACATTCCCGCCCGAACGATGGTGGAGCGGGGTACGCTGTCGGTGGTTAAAGTTGAACCCCTGCAATATACCCCCGATCGGTTTGCCCGCATGGTTCGTGAAGAAGCCGAAGTCAACAACGCTCAGATTGTGATGATTGATAGTGTCGCTGGCTATCGGCTCTCTCTTAACGGTGAAGATCTGGTGCCCCATATCCATGCTCTGTGTAAGTATCTCGCTAATATGGGCGTGACGGTGTTGCTGATTAATGAAGTGGGAACGGTGGCTAGCGAGTTTCGAGCCACCGATGTGGGAATTACCTATCTGGCAGATAACTTTGTATTTTTAAGGTATTGGGAACGCCAGATTAACGGGGTGACTGAAATCCGCAAAGCAATTGGGGTGTTGAAAAAGCGGCTATCAGATTTTGAAAAAAACTTACGAGAGCTACAAATTACCCGCTATGGCATTAAAGTTGGAGAACCGATGCCGGGACTGCAAGGCATTCTCAGTGCCACTCCCTGGTTTACAAAAGCCGAGGGGCAGTAAGTACCAAATTCATGGAAGCGAACCAATCCTCTCACCAAATTGAATCACCTTTGCTTTTGGCAGTAGACCGCAACCCGCGAAACCTAGAGTTGCTGAAGCAATTTCTCGATCGCTCTGGGTTTCAAACTATTACTGCCCATTCATTAGAAGGTTTGGCTCAAACTCTGGCGGAAACCTCCCAAATTCAACTGGCATTGATTGATATTTCGGGTTTCGATCGCCAGATCTGGACATACTGCGAACAATTGCGATCGCAACAGATTCCTTTTCTGATTCTGTTACCTAAACAAAGTACGGCAATTCAGGAAGAAGGCTTGTCTCACGGCGCTCAGGGGATGTTGGTGAAACCGCTCGTGACTAGAGAACTGTTGGCACTGATTCGGAGTTTCTTGGAGGTGCAGGTTTGAGCGCTATTTTATTGTTGGTTGACCAAAAAGAAAATCGCCGCATTTTAGCCCAGTGGCTGGCAGGGCGCTATCAAGCGATCGCTCTAGAACCTAACAGCATTGATGAGTTAGAAGCTCTGAATTTTGCATTTGACCTTTGTATTTTGGATGGGACGGCTCTAAACCGCCTGTGGGATTGGGTGCGATCGCGCAAAGCCAGCGAAGAACCTGTTTTCTTACCATTTCTGCTGATTACTCCTCGTCAAGACATAAATTTAGCAACTCGCTATTTGTGGCAGGGAGTTGATGAATTGCTGTTGAGTCCGGTAGAAAAAGTGGAGTTGCAAGCACGACTAGAAATTTTACTCCGAACCCGTCAGTTGTCCCGTTCTCTTGAGGCGGCTAATGTGCAATTGCAAGATCTCAATCAACTAAAGTCGCAGTTTATTTCTATCGCTTCCCACGAGTTTCGCAACCCGTTGAATATGATTTCGGGTTCTGCTGGGGTTCTGGAACGCTCTGCTGCCACTATATCTCCAGAACGCCAAACACAACTATTTGGCTTTATCAAAAGCGCTGTCAAAAAAATGGTAGCCCTTTTAGATGACGTGTTGGT is a genomic window of Merismopedia glauca CCAP 1448/3 containing:
- a CDS encoding ATP-dependent 6-phosphofructokinase — its product is MKKPTKLGILTSGGDCPGLNAVIRAVVSHATLTYDWQVFGIPYATQGLMERQVIPLHMHSFDLRGIDPLLSMGGTILGTINKGNTLACIDEMIASYQALELDALIGIGGDGSIAILSQLALHGNWQFIAIPKTIDNDVALTERAIGFDTAVNTITNALNWLTFTAASHDRVMVVEVMGREAGHLALHSGIAGGADVILIPEISYSIKEVCRHLAELRDRWQRRFAIIVVAEGIHPTHDANSRSNQKLSCSKGQYIADCIAECSAYPVDTRVSVLGHIQRGGIPSALDRLTAAAFGKTAVDLIAKGQSHQMVAWQNGQVVAVPIEQVRELSPLAVAPHSDLVQTARALGIYVGQ
- a CDS encoding response regulator; this translates as MEANQSSHQIESPLLLAVDRNPRNLELLKQFLDRSGFQTITAHSLEGLAQTLAETSQIQLALIDISGFDRQIWTYCEQLRSQQIPFLILLPKQSTAIQEEGLSHGAQGMLVKPLVTRELLALIRSFLEVQV
- a CDS encoding ATPase domain-containing protein, which translates into the protein MLQKREKTGIYGLDELLEGGLIANRAYLIRGGPGCGKTTLGLHFLATGSSQGEPGLFITLSEAAAQIQSHAEALELDLNHITFLDLSPSSEFFTEVQTYDIFSPAEVEREPTTRRIIEQVELLKPKRIFIDAMTQFRYLATDTFQYRKQVLSFIRFLLDGGATVLFTSESSVEAPDDDLQFISDGVIQVVFSSQGRSIAITKFRGSGFQSGDHSLHLSSKGMEVYPRLKPGEHRREFVLEAIPSGIPELDTLMHGGIERGTVTIISGPSGVGKTTVGLQFMKEAAGRGERSVVYTFEEEAEILLSRCESINIPARTMVERGTLSVVKVEPLQYTPDRFARMVREEAEVNNAQIVMIDSVAGYRLSLNGEDLVPHIHALCKYLANMGVTVLLINEVGTVASEFRATDVGITYLADNFVFLRYWERQINGVTEIRKAIGVLKKRLSDFEKNLRELQITRYGIKVGEPMPGLQGILSATPWFTKAEGQ
- a CDS encoding hybrid sensor histidine kinase/response regulator, with translation MSAILLLVDQKENRRILAQWLAGRYQAIALEPNSIDELEALNFAFDLCILDGTALNRLWDWVRSRKASEEPVFLPFLLITPRQDINLATRYLWQGVDELLLSPVEKVELQARLEILLRTRQLSRSLEAANVQLQDLNQLKSQFISIASHEFRNPLNMISGSAGVLERSAATISPERQTQLFGFIKSAVKKMVALLDDVLVVTRGELGEQKLNLATRDLTALCQQITQEMKIADINYHQIEFTCNGDLQNARVDEKLLRHILLNLLSNAIKYSPPGEIVSFAVTGVNQKAIFSIEDRGIGIPKADLVRLFEPFHRASNVREIAGTGLGLAIVKQAVERHKGTIEVSSQVNVGTTFTVEIPIEYND